From a single Hemitrygon akajei chromosome 28, sHemAka1.3, whole genome shotgun sequence genomic region:
- the LOC140717610 gene encoding uncharacterized protein encodes MERRPRQDSEAKRLGGRPQGRGEEFGFSSSSSSSSDGGREARCLGARGRRQSRSWADVRSLGEAEAETGSSALEEEEEEEGMPAACHGARPGSERLRKAKSMEVMSVRWGPVPQAVPAEPRGGFGPQAAGLTEAREQMVRQRVKFSRFLDEITTRVLSPATLSALSQRPVPTDKPDGRQQQVDEAYAGRPRTVAPEPGTGPNKPVEQQGEQPEPHRCHPHRNPRGPDSRLLIDSDSSPEASLMLEGEATPRSDSQHMSQELLTDPLQPKVLREENKDRHPCPACASSRVEEKDWEFGSGDGYQDSELSRAQVEHDDLGEMFCRLQHHLSRAQQGNRAMEKQLKQMVSDMEEERTSFNKRISDLTHRLSSTEKTICGLQRVTERVLRPRLCCGEARPQPTAFLDIDNSNQSVAEWETVGPAEFGPTAPEIWANRQQQEEEEEDEGPLVSEAPRPDWGLYTEAPDWPSTTQEQGPSVPGSLELTPDDPFGPLVPEGEPTVAGGKGRWEATSDGRQRCPSPRLWASVRDPWVRPEAAVGRWAQGGSRAEPGLPSLPGDRVTAWQSGKTGRAMRRAQQWVGEQPADDGDGEADVQEPQWQGRGWSGVDGVVTAAPTQRPGLAWLPPQPQDRDRRESKPPKAQCREGWSKGGPS; translated from the exons GCCCCAGGGCAGGGGCGAGGAGttcggcttctcctcctcctcctcctcctcctcggaCGGTGGCCGGGAAGCCCGGTGCCTGGGAGCCAGGGGCCGGCGGCAATCGCGATCCTGGGCCGACGTGCGGAGCCTGGGCGAGGCCGAGGCCGAGACCGGGTCCTCCGctctggaggaggaggaggaggaggagggtatGCCAGCCGCCTGCCATGGGGCACGCCCTGGCTCCGAGCGGCTCAGGAAGGCAAAATCGATGGAGGTGATGTCGGTGAGGTGGGGCCCGGTCCCCCAGGCAGTGCCGGCAGAGCCGAGGGGAGGCTTCGGCCCTCAGGCGGCAGGGCTGACAGAGGCGAGGGAGCAGATGGTACGGCAGAGGGTGAAGTTTTCCCGCTTCCTGGACGAGATAACCACCCGGGTGTTGAGCCCGGCCACGCTCAGTGCCCTCTCCCAGCGGCCGGTGCCCACGGACAAGCCGGACGGACGGCAGCAGCAGGTGGACGAGGCCTACGCCGGGAGGCCAAGGACTGTGGCGCCAGAGCCCGGAACCGGGCCGAACAAGCCTGTGGAACAGCAGGGGGAGCAGCCGGAACCCCACCGGTGCCACCCACATCGCAACCCGAGAGGCCCCGACTCCAGGCTGCTCATTGACTCCGACTCCAGCCCCGAGGCCTCACTCATGCTGGAGGGAGAAGCAACTCCACGCTCTGACAGCCAGCACATGTCCCAG GAGCTGTTGACAGACCCTCTGCAGCCAAA GGTCCTACGAGAAGAGAACAAGGACAGACACCCCTGTCCGGCCTGCGCCTCGAGTCGGGTGGAAGAGAAGGACTGGGAATTCGGGTCTGGTGACGGATACCAGGACTCTGAGCTGTCTCGAGCCCAGGTGGAACATGACGACCTCGGGGAGATGTTCTGCAG GTTACAGCATCACCTGTCTCGTGCACAGCAGGGCAACCGGGCCATGGAGAAGCAACTCAAGCAGATG GTCTCAGACATGGAAGAGGAGAGGACGAGTTTCAATAAGAGGATCAGTGATCTCACTCACAGACTGTCCAGCACGGAGAAAACCATCTGTGGGCTGCAGAGAGTAACC GAGCGGGTGCTGAGGCCGAGGCTCTGCTGCGGTGAGGCTAGACCGCAGCCCACAGCCTTCCTGGACATCGATAACTCCAACCAGTCGGTGGCCGAGTGGGAGACTGTAGGCCCCGCGGAATTTGGCCCCACAGCCCCAGAAATCTGGGCCAATCGCCAACaacaggaggaggaagaggaggatgaGGGGCCATTGGTGTCTGAGGCCCCACGGCCTGACTGGGGCCTGTACACTGAGGCCCCCGACTGGCCTTCCACCACCCAGGAGCAGGGCCCGAGCGTGCCTGGCAGCCTGGAGCTGACTCCTGACGACCCGTTCGGGCCCCTGGTCCCCGAGGGAGAGCCGACGGTGGCGGGCGGTAAGGGCCGGTGGGAGGCCACCAGTGACGGGCGGCAGCGATGCCCCAGCCCGAGGCTGTGGGCTTCAGTACGCGATCCATGGGTGAGACCTGAGGCTGCTGTTGGCCGCTGGGCCCAAGGTGGGAGCAGAGCTGAGCCTGGCCTCCCCTCACTACCAGGGGACCGCGTCACAGCCTGGCAGAGCGGGAAGACGGGCCGGGCCATGCGCCGGGCCCAGCAGTGGGTGGGTGAACAACCAGCGGACGACGGAGACGGGGAGGCGGACGTGCAGGAGCCGCAGTGGCAGGGCcgtggttggtctggagtggaTGGGGTAGTGACGGCTGCCCCCACCCAGCGCCCCGGCCTGGCCTGGCTGCCCCCTCAGCCCCAGGACCGCGACCGGAGGGAGTCCAAGCCTCCCAAGGCCCAGTGCCGGGAAGGCTGGAGTAAGGGTGGCCCCTCTTAA
- the LOC140717707 gene encoding large ribosomal subunit protein mL49-like produces MATVALNRLLRAARLAVPRPQSYCTAPGSGSTYPGIVESTEEFHFVERLIPPSTVPVPLKHDRYPTPSGWCPPRDPPPDLPYVIRRSRMHNLPVYTDITHGNRKMTVIRKIEGDIWTLDKDVKEYLAQLTGKTPLTQVNEVTMSLRVKGYFDKELKSWLLEKGF; encoded by the exons ATGGCGACGGTCGCTTTGAACCGTCTGTTGCGGGCTGCACGCCTCGCTGTCCCTCGGCCTCAG AGTTACTGCACTGCTCCAGGTTCTGGTTCCACATATCCGGGGATTGTTGAGTCGACGGAGGAATTCCATTTTGTGGAGAGATTGATTCCACCCAGCACTGTGCCAGTTCCTCTGAAACACGACCGTTACCCCACCCCGTCGGGATGGTGTCCACCTCGAG ATCCGCCCCCTGACCTGCCGTATGTGATCCGGCGCTCCCGCATGCACAACCTCCCAGTTTATACCGACATCACCCACGGCAACAGAAAGATGACGGTCATCCGGAAGATAGAGGGTGACATTTGG ACACTTGACAAGGACGTGAAGGAATACCTCGCGCAGCTGACGGGCAAGACGCCGCTCACGCAGGTCAATGAGGTGACAATGAGTCTGCGGGTGAAAGGTTACTTCGACAAAGAGCTGAAATCATGGCTGTTGGAGAAGGGGTTCTGA